In Periplaneta americana isolate PAMFEO1 chromosome 4, P.americana_PAMFEO1_priV1, whole genome shotgun sequence, one DNA window encodes the following:
- the LOC138697640 gene encoding uncharacterized protein isoform X1: MWDPGSDPGTETPPQNVEKEDLEDQFQQQQEKIAQLKELLKQNEQKLVDKEKEVEQYATKLSDIRSRSRLSKHKSAGVKQDSNQLPVKDAGSVKEESVKDETPTPGKSTDKIRQGNLVLLRKKLEENRLKFEQRGKELNENKKGIEEMVQHLKTQLDERDVTIQELQKGLEAMHSPRPTGLQEARENILTVPESSELSNEEKDRKIIELNNKVVELEATILDLQENFREKDSVIDARTKAITLMSEDFSRRNKTILDNLEETRDEMRKMQNNFVIQETKMRDEIEQLKKELVTKNNKLHHLEESNKSLESVRFELSTRNAELQEKVVRIQERVAEVQEKPSCEDAEHQDIVLQLDEANKQNKKMRGRIKSLTKQLDGLRKVSDANEEILKLQNRIAELEEDKGNLQLHLVDFDELKVSESHWQTRVSELEERVTQQSSDLDSHVHMITLLEAEKVDHLQGIQTQKEKVSQLEAELQEMKTSFSELENQKVSLEMRTVDLEEQIDILNKENLRLQEEMDVISRLNQSVEGREIEMTANPVPDSEATNVFQSLEVVERHKQDDDVVSSENKETEKSESQDLNITYEQLEAKLLYSNQIIEEQREIITDLKSKTFDHEEELELQREMISKLEQMSGDDNDKDARISEIVKELSEVASDLEEWKIRCIDVEKKLQNLGIEKSDLENHFKEVKNENSMLHQQLVEHKEIAAELSAKLKEQSIAIASRDERISSLQSLIEINGQTLEAREMTLKDVHEKLNSVEKQFESKHSQLKVSLANKEKELTNMTETLTKQDEILKDKEVEIMRLHETLNKQSHELSFLQQQLTRVEENISHHLHAQLDDMSRNLAEKTELNCQLTEECLSHKQKIEGYALELSDKIEYIRKLERENEKFRELETQLEMAASKLASREEELDTLKQELACKHTEVEEKLSKLKECEGKITELTEKNKKFIANLKAKAVSIKGYEQKVEQYEAVIKAKEDLILELTSQNEKLLEYQSDKTLSNTLEENLQKIDLLMKELNEERLQTELIGEELSKATEKIVSLENELKLSEMKLSEMSFIEEARATLLSKVAELEREISLIQMELRNKGDQITLIEDEKVRITEEFKVKENEWANQMSDMKCLFENKIKELQSELEQQKSEGNNAVEKLIAEKNVILEQTANDSNSSEKVNELQSELISRHQRISELEELLMSTSEKNEQSLAASNAKLQERDAVIESLEQELCKSQERVQHLEQGLATVEERRQSLENKAEVLNMRLQESDRMKEEVVENEEMLEQRLTSLITSEENLKKRLEIMSRENEESLQKLAELTKENSEFKKELINSDTCVKCLQKELERLSPFEYSFSAASERTEALEAELKRVGLEFEHRMKEKVQNMQQQAENLESDLRNVNIQLEQVELERKTLMEQYEKLNDEKINLEDEIEGLNNTVEIYKTNNSELKKELEKNSSAFENSLSLKEASLKELEEKVHVLESELQEKVSECREREVTNTDLSSKVELLEKELITSSAAVESQASEKERVKSELRDKINLLEKELEEKVSSLKIISTEKDGVERELQAKIELQETELKKYQEMVESKMTETQSDPEILAGIVDPEQITKLHDELNHLKSVIEQKDGEIRTYQTRLLQLQFGNVPNTGHTSEHDSNASLLGKVSQLENLNSKLQETLQSKETQISNLSAAMAASDTELQHHKSELIIYENKIEELKIEISSLQEEVMNKNNHIQQLQINLAENSLSVSSQTCMHESQLSSLEQQKLELYNELLKSKAQQEVSQIVKVAEERVQEMQSLANDDDVDDSVRKPKFVTFHEPVSEWMPLQDTTDRIRTLEEELHLTKMERDEALLRIQELVQVRSTSVSLEEGGAEMSRVQMEKQWQQVENLKKEVVVESDEPLSLENNSMGEATAEQSEQSLPLPETVLNFESSSWDVGDGGEEEGWGWGSDEARLEEEHIQKQQQTLLSLEPANALSDQLVALENHIKVLEMEKEKLSEELRASQVRSGKMLKKLKDLKLRNECLMKENMELTKSNSDKTFGDLDQAIEEELKIRIDSLEKELKEIKNERNSAQAEKEGLLNRIDMLTSANERYMEVKERQDMDVEAWKQKNKDLSNQIQSLEWKIEELMEEKKQAMGQGVTDQGEKDPFFSWDKHGFASDSGSFIAVESNNKELHEQVAALSADNENLQVLLEQQRNLRLAAEDQLRQLEQQLIQAQSEVASLTEEQSKLKQEVEMLSLAREHMETVEDVQELKQEYNRLLEERNTFQSSYQALKSEYDRVCKESETYVTATEEKYEKVQLDYGKKIEDIYNEKIKIEDLYKNLLKNHDHLTEEVQMLTTSLADLNQQYDILKLECNGLREHLSIQQSSQFADEQNLNRDDIAQLKLQLEMRIVDVERKLQEKIAETEMLHQMIESQKLEQVKVEQEWNNRVEHLRKELEFNSENLLRQQDLYSLLSKEYQDLKDQKDEIIKSCVEETLNSKEQQIAALRNHFSENEAKLNLQNELLQIKEGEIQNLNQRVVESTNLLIMRDSDIEQLKNRLFENESRVGNLLMHKDQEINSLQAQLSEKESRIKELQHALEQETKRLADLQEHFKDQEFQLTQLRDKLGVEKLQSEKHSRGLQPFPGSQTSQQHPVSSYEAEESASSEESLGRRRKKESESTDSQQEELDLALYMLHQRDVRCDELTLELMQLLEERDSLQLRLSNALRLNEELKAKSTNLVAVDHSFRREEAPQHVVATVSTQNAAVEEPQEDLQSLASKLSQLRSVGYHRDVTLQDEREQRHNEQVRLLHQRGSGIVVDANYTLSRDVQSPSTVLLNWIWGRSTPKVVHI, encoded by the exons ATACTTACTGTTCCTGAATCTTCAGAACtatcaaatgaagaaaaagacagaaaaattaTTGAACTCAATAATAAAGTAGTAGAACTTGAAGCAACTATTCTAGATTTACAAGAAAACTTCCGTGAAAAGGACTCTGTGATAGATGCACGAACAAAAGCAATTACACTAATGTCAGAAGACTTTTCTAGAAGAAATAAGACAATATTGGATAATCTAGAGGAGACAAGAGACGagatgagaaaaatgcaaaataacttCGTGATTCAAGAAACAAAGATGAGAGACGAGATTGAACAACTGAAAAAGGAGTTGGTGACTAAAAATAATAA GTTACACCATTTGGAAGAGAGCAATAAAAGCTTGGAATCTGTTCGATTTGAATTGAGTACAAGGAATGCAGAGCTGCAAGAGAAAGTGGTACGAATTCAGGAGCGGGTTGCAGAGGTGCAGGAGAAGCCCAGCTGTGAAGACGCGGAACATCAGGATATCGTTCTCCAACTGGACGAAGCCAATAAGCAGAACAAGAAAATGAGAGGCAGAATCAAAAGCTTAACAAAGCAGTTAGATGGATTAAGAAAG GTGTCTGATGCCAATGAAGAGATTTTGAAGCTTCAGAACAGAATTGCCGAATTGGAAGAGGACAAAGGTAACCTACAGTTACATCTGGTAGACTTTGATGAATTAAAAG TTTCAGAATCGCACTGGCAGACCAGGGTGTCAGAACTGGAGGAAAGAGTAACACAACAAAGTTCAGATCTGGATAGCCATGTGCACATGATCACATTACTAGAGGCAGAAAAAGTTGATCACTTGCAAG GTATCCAGACTCAGAAGGAGAAAGTGTCCCAGTTAGAGGCAGAACTTCAAGAAATGAAAACTTCTTTCTCAGAACTTGAAAATCAGAAGGTCTCCTTAGAAATGAGGACAGTAGATTTGGAAGAACAAATTGATATCCTCAATAAAGAAAATTTGCGACTCCAAGAGGAAATGGATGTAATATCACGTTTAAACCAGTCTGTTGAAGGTCGTGAAATTGAGATGACAGCAAATCCTGTTCCTGACTCTGAAGCCACCAACGTGTTCCAAAGTTTAGAAGTGGTAGAAAGACATAAACAAGATGATGACGTTGTGTCttcagaaaataaagaaacagaaaaatcTGAATCGCAAGATCTTAATATAACTTACGAACAGCTAGAAGCTAAACTTCTGTATTCGAACCAAATAATAGAAGAACAGAGAGAAATAATTACAGACTTGAAATCCAAAACATTTGACCATGAGGAAGAACTGGAGTTACAGAGAGAGATGATATCAAAGTTAGAACAGATgagtggtgatgataatgataaggATGCTAGAATATCAGAAATAGTGAAAGAACTCAGTGAAGTTGCTAGTGATTTGGAAGAATGGAAGATAAGGTGCATTGATGTGGAAAAGAAACTGCAAAACTTGGGAATTGAGAAAAGTGATTTGGAAAACCATTTCAAAGAGGTGAAAAACGAAAATTCCATGTTACATCAACAACTGGTGGAGCATAAGGAAATAGCAGCTGAGCTTTCAGCAAAGTTGAAAGAGCAAAGTATTGCCATAGCAAGCAGAGATGAAAGAATCTCTTCCCTTCAGAGTTTAATTGAAATAAACGGTCAAACTTTGGAAGCTAGAGAAATGACTCTGAAGGATGTTCATGAAAAGTTAAATAGTGTAGAGAAACAATTTGAATCGAAACATTCACAGCTGAAAGTGAGTCTTGCCAATAAAGAAAAGGAATTGACAAACATGACTGAAACACTGACGAAGCAAGACGAAATCTTAAAAGACAAGGAAGTCGAAATTATGAGGCTTCACGAAACTCTCAACAAACAAAGTCATGAGCTTTCTTTCCTTCAGCAACAGTTAACTAgagttgaagaaaatatttcgcATCATCTGCATGCTCAACTAGATGATATGTCTAGGAACCTGGCAGAAAAGACTGAACTAAACTGTCAGTTAACAGAAGAATGTCTAAGTCACAAGCAGAAAATAGAGGGATATGCATTAGAACTATCGGATAAAATTGAATACATTAGAAAGCTTGAAAGAGAAAACGAAAAATTCAGAGAACTTGAAACGCAACTAGAAATGGCTGCATCAAAACTTGCATCTCGTGAAGAAGAATTAGACACATTGAAGCAAGAGCTTGCATGTAAGCATACTGAAGTTGAAGAAAAACTTAGTAAGCTAAAAGAGTGTGAAGGAAAGATTACAGAACTAACCGAGAAGAATAAGAAATTCATTGCAAATTTGAAAGCTAAAGCAGTTAGTATCAAGGGTTACGAACAAAAAGTGGAGCAGTATGAAGCAGTAATTAAAGCCAAGGAAGATTTAATTTTAGAACTGACTTCTCAGAATGAAAAACTTCTGGAATATCAATCAGATAAAACATTATCTAATACTTTGGAAGAAAACTTGCAAAAAATTGATTTGTTAATGAAAGAACTGAATGAAGAAAGGTTGCAAACTGAATTAATCGGTGAAGAATTATCAAAAGCCACCGAGAAGATTGTGAGCCTAGAAAATGAATTGAAACTGTCAGAAATGAAATTAAGCGAAATGAGTTTCATTGAAGAGGCTCGTGCAACTCTTTTAAGCAAAGTGGCAGAACTAGAGCGAGAAATCAGTCTAATTCAAATGGAATTAAGAAATAAAGGCGATCAGATAACTTTGATAGAAGACGAGAAAGTAAGGATAACTGAAGAATTTAAGGTTAAGGAAAATGAATGGGCAAATCAGATGTCAGACATGAAATGTTTGTTTGAAAACAAGATTAAAGAGCTGCAATCAGAATTAGAACAACAAAAGTCTGAGGGAAACAACGCAGTAGAAAAGCTAATTGCAGAGAAAAATGTTATTCTAGAGCAAACAGCAAACGACAGCAATTCTTCAGAAAAAGTGAATGAATTGCAGAGTGAGTTAATTAGCCGACATCAGAGAATCTCGGAGCTTGAGGAGCTGTTAATGTCAACATCGGAGAAAAATGAGCAGTCTTTGGCAGCAAGCAATGCAAAATTGCAAGAACGTGATGCTGTCATTGAGTCTCTCGAACAAGAGCTGTGTAAGAGTCAAGAAAGAGTTCAACACTTGGAACAAGGGCTGGCAACAGTCGAAGAAAGGCGCCAGTCCCTTGAAAACAAAGCAGAAGTTCTAAATATGAGGCTGCAAGAGTCTGATAGAATGAAGGAAGAAGTTGTTGAAAATGAAGAGATGCTAGAACAGCGATTGACGTCACTTATAACAAGTgaagaaaatttaaagaaaagacTTGAGATTATGAGTAGAGAAAATGAAGAGTCATTACAGAAACTTGCTGAATTGACGAAAGAGAATTCAGAGTTTAAGAAAGAACTAATCAATTCTGATACTTGTGTGAAATGTTTACAGAAGGAGTTGGAGAGATTATCACCTTTTGAGTATTCATTTTCTGCAGCTTCTGAAAGAACGGAAGCATTGGAAGCAGAATTAAAACGTGTTGGACTAGAATTTGAACATCGTATGAAAGAGAAAGTTCAGAACATGCAACAACAGGCAGAAAATCTGGAATCAGACTTGAGGAACGTGAATATACAGTTGGAACAGGTGGAACTGGAAAGAAAAACACTGATGGAACAGTATGAAAAACTCAATGATGAAAAGATTAATTTAGAAGATGAGATAGAAGGACTCAATAATACAGTAGAGATTTATAAAACAAACAATTCAGAACTTAAGAAAGAACTTGAGAAAAACTCCTCTGCATTTGAAAATTCATTATCACTAAAAGAAGCATCACTGAAAGAACTAGAAGAAAAGGTTCATGTTCTTGAAAGTGAACTTCAAGAAAAAGTATCAGAATGCAGAGAGAGGGAAGTAACCAACACTGATTTGAGCAGTAAAGTTGAATTATTAGAAAAAGAACTAATTACGTCATCTGCAGCAGTTGAATCACAAGCCTCAGAAAAGGAAAGAGTGAAAAGTGAACTTCGTGACAAAATTAATTTGCTAGAAAAAGAGCTTGAGGAAAAAGTATCTTCACTTAAAATTATTTCTACAGAGAAAGATGGCGTGGAAAGAGAACTGCAAGCAAAAATTGAGTTGCAGGAAACAGAATTGAAGAAATATCAAGAGATGGTTGAGAGTAAAATGACAGAAACTCAGAGTGACCCAGAAATACTCGCTGGCATAGTAGATCCAGAACAAATTACAAAATTGCATGACGAATTAAATCACCTGAAGTCAGTTATAGAGCAGAAAGATGGCGAAATAAGGACTTATCAAACTCGTTTACTGCAATTACAGTTCGGGAATGTTCCAAATACAGGACACACTTCGGAGCACGACAGTAATGCATCTTTGTTGGGCAAAGTGTCGCAGCTAGAAAACTTGAACAGCAAATTGCAAGAGACTTTGCAGAGTAAAGAAACACAGATTTCGAATCTTAGTGCAGCAATGGCTGCTTCCGATACAGAACTCCAGCATCATAAATCAGAACTgattatatatgaaaataaaattgaagaactCAAGATAGAAATAAGCAGTTTGCAGGAGGAGGTTATGAATAAAAACAATCACATTCAgcaattacaaataaatttagcTGAGAATTCACTGTCAGTCTCCTCTCAAACGTGTATGCATGAGTCACAGTTGTCGTCGTTGGAACAGCAGAAGTTGGAACTGTATAACGAACTCTTGAAGTCGAAGGCACAACAAGAAGTATCACAGATAGTCAAAGTTGCAGAAGAACGTGTACAGGAAATGCAGTCCTtggctaatgatgatgatgtagatgattCAGTACGTAAACCTAAGTTCGTAACCTTTCACGAACCCGTAAGTGAATGGATGCCACTACAAGATacaacagacagaataaggactCTAGAAGAAGAATTGCACTTAACAAAAATGGAAAGGGATGAAGCTTTACTTAGAATCCAAGAACTTGTACAGGTACGAAGTACAAGTGTAAGTCTTGAAGAGGGTGGTGCAGAAATGTCTCGGGTGCAGATGGAGAAACAGTGGCAGCaagtagaaaatctgaaaaaggaaGTTGTTGTAGAAAGTGATGAGCCTCTTTCACTTGAAAATAATTCTATGGGTGAAGCCACTGCGGAACAATCAGAGCAGTCTTTACCTTTACCGGAGactgttttgaattttgaatcttCAAGTTGGGATGTAGGTGATGGCGGTGAAGAAGAGGGCTGGGGTTGGGGCTCTGACGAAGCAAGACTGGAGGAAGAACATATACAAAAACAGCAGCAGACTCTCTTGAGTTTAGAGCCTGCAAATGCATTGAGTGATCAATTAGTCGCATTGGAGAATCATATCAAGGTTCTCGAAATGGAAAAGGAAAAACTCTCTGAAGAACTACGTGCTTCACAAGTTCGTAgtggaaaaatgttgaaaaaactaAAAGACCTGAAGTTGAGGAATGAATGTTTGATGAAAGAGAATATGGAATTGACAAAAAGTAACAGTGACAAGACGTTTGGTGACCTTGATCAAGCTATAGAAGAAGAACTTAAAATACGTATTGATTCACTGGAAAAAGAacttaaggaaattaaaaatgagagaaatagtgCTCAGGCTGAGAAGGAAGGATTGCTAAATCGTATTGACATGCTGACATCTGCAAACGAGAGGTACATGGAGGTGAAGGAAAGACAGGACATGGACGTCGAGGCATGGAAGCAGAAGAACAAGGATCTCAGTAACCAGATACAGTCTTTAGAATGGAAGATAGAGGAATTGATGGAAGAAAAGAAGCAAGCAATGGGCCAAGGTGTGACAGATCAAGGAGAGAAAGACCCCTTCTTTTCGTGGGATAAACACGGGTTTGCTTCAGATAGTGGAAGTTTCATTGCTGTGGAATCAAATAACAAAGAACTTCATGAGCAGGTGGCAGCCCTATCGGCAGACAACGAAAATTTACAAGTTTTGTTAGAGCAGCAGAGGAATTTGAGACTAGCTGCTGAAGATCAATTGCGTCAGTTGGAGCAGCAACTGATACAGGCACAATCGGAGGTGGCAAGTTTGACAGAAGAACAGTCAAAACTGAAACAAGAAGTGGAAATGCTCAGTTTGGCAAGAGAGCATATGGAAACTGTGGAAGACGTACAGGAATTAAAACAAGAATATAACAGACTTCTGGAGGAAAGAAACACCTTCCAGAGTTCTTATCAAGCCTTGAAATCAGAATATGATCGCGTGTGTAAAGAAAGTGAAACATATGTCACTGCAACtgaggaaaaatatgaaaaagttcAATTGGATTACGGTAAGAAAATTGAAGACATctataatgaaaaaattaaaattgaagatcTCTACAAGAACTTACTAAAAAATCACGACCATTTGACAGAAGAGGTACAAATGCTGACTACAAGTTTGGCTGACTTAAATCAACAGTATGATATACTAAAACTAGAATGCAATGGTTTAAGAGAGCATTTAAGTATTCAGCAGAGTTCACAGTTTGCAGATGAACAGAACTTAAATCGTGATGACATAGCTCAACTTAAATTGCAGTTAGAAATGAGGATTGTTGATGTGGAAAGGAAGTTACAAGAAAAGATTGCTGAAACCGAAATGCTTCATCAAATGATTGAAAGTCAAAAACTTGAGCAGGTAAAGGTAGAACAAGAATGGAATAACAGGGTAGAACATCTGAGAAAAGAGCTTGAATTTAATTCTGAGAATTTACTCAGGCAACAAGATCTTTATAGCTTGCTTTCAAAAGAATACCAAGACCTAAAAGATCAGAAAGATGAAATTATCAAGAGTTGTGTGGAAGAAACTTTGAATTCAAAAGAACAGCAGATTGCAGCTCTTAGAAATCACTTTTCGGAAAACGAAGCCAAACTTAATCTACAAAATGAACTGTTACAGATTAAGGAAGGTGAAATTCAGAATCTAAATCAACGAGTGGTAGAGTCAACAAACCTTCTTATCATGAGGGATTCTGATATTGAACAACTTAAGAACAGactatttgaaaatgaaagccGGGTAGGAAATCTTCTGATGCACAAGGATCAAGAGATTAACAGCTTACAAGCTCAGTTATCTGAAAAGGAATCTAGGATCAAGGAACTTCAGCATGCTCTAGAGCAAGAAACGAAACGACTTGCGGACTTACAGGAACACTTTAAGGACCAAGAGTTTCAGTTAACCCAGTTGAGAGATAAGCTCGGAGTCGAAAAACTCCAAAGTGAAAAACATTCCAGAGGTTTACAACCTTTCCCAGGATCACAGACAAGTCAACAGCATCCTGTTTCCAGTTATGAGGCAGAAGAGAGTGCATCTTCTGAAGAAAGTTTGGGAAGAAGACGGAAAAAAGAAAGTGAATCTACTGATTCTCAACAAGAAGAACTGGATCTAGCACTGTACATGCTGCATCAGAGAGATGTGCGCTGTGATGAGCTGACATTGGAGCTCATGCAG TTATTGGAAGAACGCGATAGCCTGCAGTTACGTCTGTCCAATGCACTACGCTTGAATGAAGAGCTCAAGGCAAAGAGCACTAATCTTGTTGCTGTGGACCACTCATTCAGAAGAGAGGAAGCACCTCAGCACGTGGTAGCTACAGTCTCTACACAGAATGCTGCTGTGGAGGAACCACAAGAAGATCTACAATCCCTTGCTAGCAA